One window from the genome of Dyadobacter sp. CECT 9275 encodes:
- a CDS encoding DinB family protein, which translates to MQNNPKPEVWLRGPLPEIPALLQPVAHALLQAQEEISLLSGTFSRKLLWEKPVGVASVGFHLQHLSGVLDRLFTYARGESLTEAQLEYLRSEGHEPFPGCTFGYLLEAFNQQLTRAIAQLRETNEHTLTEVRYVGRAMIPSTHLGLLFHAAEHTQRHVGQLIVTAHILTSRTE; encoded by the coding sequence ATGCAAAACAATCCTAAGCCGGAAGTATGGCTAAGAGGTCCGCTTCCGGAAATCCCAGCCTTGTTACAACCCGTCGCCCATGCATTACTGCAGGCACAGGAAGAGATTTCCTTACTTTCAGGTACATTTTCCCGTAAATTACTTTGGGAAAAGCCGGTAGGAGTGGCCTCCGTTGGCTTTCATTTGCAACATCTGTCCGGTGTGCTCGACAGGTTATTTACTTATGCCAGAGGAGAGTCATTGACAGAAGCCCAGCTGGAATATCTCCGAAGCGAAGGGCACGAGCCCTTTCCAGGCTGCACTTTTGGCTACTTGCTGGAGGCATTTAACCAACAACTTACCAGGGCAATTGCACAGCTCAGGGAAACCAATGAACATACCCTCACAGAAGTACGATATGTAGGCCGGGCCATGATACCTTCCACGCACCTGGGCCTGCTTTTCCATGCTGCGGAACACACCCAGAGACATGTTGGTCAACTTATTGTTACTGCTCATATACTTACATCAAGAACTGAGTAG
- a CDS encoding sugar phosphate isomerase/epimerase family protein, with protein sequence MAYDRRLFLKSAGAAAAGSLIWSVSSCGGAGQKTGSADSTVTAESISTPPSIPEFGLQLYSVRDIIGSDPKGVLKQIADLGYKKVESYQGDKGIFWGLSPKDFKTYMDELGMTIVSSHADTTKDMEKMAAEAAEAGLTYLLQPYIGPQKTIDEWKKRADEFNKRGEICKKAGVKFGYHNHDYSFKPLDGQIPQEILLDNTDKSLVVFELDLMWIEVPKVDTSAHIKKYAGRYELCHIKDFVREPKIESTDLGKGLVDYASLLKIASDNGITQFIVEQEDYPGPVMQSISNDADYMKKFVFKG encoded by the coding sequence ATGGCTTATGATCGCCGTCTTTTTTTGAAATCCGCCGGAGCCGCAGCAGCAGGCTCGTTGATCTGGTCCGTTTCATCTTGTGGCGGGGCGGGACAAAAAACCGGTTCTGCCGACTCCACCGTCACTGCGGAAAGTATCTCCACTCCTCCATCCATTCCTGAATTTGGCCTGCAACTGTATAGTGTGCGTGACATCATTGGTTCCGATCCTAAGGGTGTTCTGAAACAGATTGCAGATCTGGGATATAAAAAAGTAGAGAGTTACCAGGGAGACAAGGGAATTTTTTGGGGACTATCTCCAAAGGACTTCAAAACCTACATGGATGAACTGGGAATGACGATTGTTTCGAGCCATGCAGATACCACCAAAGATATGGAGAAAATGGCTGCCGAAGCCGCTGAAGCCGGCCTTACCTACCTGTTGCAACCGTATATAGGCCCGCAGAAAACGATTGATGAATGGAAAAAACGTGCAGACGAGTTTAACAAACGGGGGGAGATCTGTAAAAAAGCGGGCGTAAAATTCGGGTATCACAACCATGACTACTCCTTTAAACCGCTGGACGGGCAAATTCCGCAGGAAATTTTACTCGACAACACCGATAAGTCTCTTGTTGTTTTCGAACTGGACCTGATGTGGATTGAAGTACCAAAGGTGGATACTTCCGCACACATCAAAAAGTACGCAGGCCGTTACGAATTATGCCATATCAAGGATTTTGTACGTGAACCCAAAATAGAATCCACCGACCTGGGAAAGGGGCTGGTAGATTATGCCAGCCTGTTAAAAATTGCTTCTGACAATGGCATCACACAATTTATTGTCGAACAGGAGGATTATCCCGGACCTGTCATGCAGAGCATTTCCAATGATGCCGATTATATGAAAAAGTTTGTTTTTAAGGGATAA